A single genomic interval of Hemiscyllium ocellatum isolate sHemOce1 chromosome 44, sHemOce1.pat.X.cur, whole genome shotgun sequence harbors:
- the LOC132835190 gene encoding T-complex protein 1 subunit theta-like, whose protein sequence is MAAHVPKPPGYLQMLTSGARYFSGLEEVVFRNIEACKELAQSLQATYGPSGLNKLVVNHLEKLLVTGDSSTVLREYQIEHPAANMLVLAMKMQEEEVGDGRTLVLLLAGSLLDRAGSLLRSGLSVPEVIEGYRQGCQRALEVLEELTCGRLDDPLDEDAVADTVRTPIMSKQCGYEGTLSRLVARSCVVVSSGGHGVFDPDLVRVCKVLGAGVGDSLVLGGMAFKKEAESLVTSVRDARVVVYSCPFELSRPETKGTVLLQGPADMLGFGDGEERLMEAQVRGLLQAGVTVLVIGGKVGELALHYADQHRLMVVRLHSRHELSRLAKAVGATPLLKLGTPSQEELGHCDRVYLQEVGGTQLVIFEQEKRAPAVATILLRGPLHGLQDQLEEAIRDGVSTYRSLGLDSRLVPGAGATEVELALQISAHGASCPGLEQYAIQEYARSFQDISEALVRNTGDRERQVITQLLAAHQEGHRNLGFNMEPGDAEVLDAAKAGIWDSLLVKRSAIRLATNAAITVLSVDQIIMAKKSGGPKPRGENPNWDEPSDHID, encoded by the coding sequence ATGGCGGCCCATGTTCCAAAGCCCCCTGGGTACCTGCAGATGCTGACCAGCGGGGCGCGGTACTTCAGTGGCCTGGAGGAGGTTGTCTTCCGCAATATCGAGGCCTGCAAGGAGCTGGCGCAGTCCCTGCAGGCTACctatgggccgagtggcctcaaCAAGCTGGTGGTGAACCACCTGGAGAAGCTGCTGGTGACGGGGGACAGCAGcacggtgctgagggagtaccagaTCGAGCACCCAGCCGCCAACATGCTGGTGCTGGCCATGAAGATGCAGGAGGAGGAAGTGGGTGACGGACGCACCCTGGTACTGCTGCTGGCCGGATCGCTGCTTGACCGGGCGGGCTCCCTGCTCAGGAGCGGCCTCTCTGTGCCTGAGGTGATTGAGGGTTACCGCCAGGGCTGTCAGAGGGCCCTGGAGGTGCTGGAGGAGCTGACCTGTGGGCGCCTGGACGACCCCCTGGATGAGGACGCTGTAGCAGACACCGTGCGGACCCCCATCATGAGCAAACAGTGCGGCTACGAGGGCACACTCTCCCGGCTGGTAGCCCGCAGCTGCGTGGTGGTCAGCTCAGGGGGTCATGGTGTCTTTGACCCCGACCTGGTGAGGGTCTGTAAAGTGCTGGGGGCCGGGGTGGGAGACTCCCTGGTGCTGGGGGGCATGGCCTTCAAGAAGGAGGCCGAAAGCCTGGTCACGTCCGTGCGGGACGCCCGGGTGGTGGTCTACAGCTGCCCCTTTGAGCTCTCCAGGCCCGAGACCAAGGGCACGGTGCTGCTGCAGGGCCCGGCTGACATGCTGGGCTTCGGCGACGGGGAAGAACGTCTAATGGAGGCCCAGGTGAGGGGCCTGCTGCAGGCCGGAGTCACCGTGCTGGTGATCGGGGGCAAGGTAGGGGAGTTGGCCCTACACTACGCCGATCAGCACCGGTTGATGGTGGTAAGGCTTCACTCCCGGCACGAGCTGAGCCGCCTGGCCAAGGCGGTGGGAGCCACGCCGCTCCTGAAGCTGGGAACGCCGTCCCAGGAGGAGCTAGGCCACTGCGACCGTGTGTACCTCCAAGAGGTGGGTGGCACACAGCTGGTGATCTTCGAGCAGGAGAAGCGGGCGCCGGCTGTGGCCACGATTCTGCTGCGGGGTCCCCTTCATGGCTTACAGGACCAGCTGGAGGAGGCCATCCGGGATGGGGTCAGCACCTACAGGAGCCTGGGCCTAGATTCCCGCCTGGTGCCGGGAGCCGGAGCCACCGAGGTGGAGCTAGCCTTACAGATCAGTGCCCACGGGGCCTCGTGCCCTGGTTTGGAACAGTATGCCATCCAGGAGTATGCCCGCTCCTTCCAGGACATCTCCGAGGCTCTGGTCCGTAACACCGGAGACCGTGAGCGGCAGGTCATCACCCAGCTCTTAGCCGCTCACCAGGAGGGCCACCGCAACCTAGGCTTCAACATGGAGCCCGGAGACGCCGAGGTGCTGGACGCAGCCAAGGCTGGTATCTGGGACTCTCTCCTGGTCAAACGCTCGGCCATTAGACTCGCCACCAATGCCGCAATCACCGTGCTCAGTGTTGACCAGATCATCATGGCCAAGAAATCTGGTGGGCCCAAACCACGTGGAGAAAACCCCAACTGGGATGAGCCTTCGGATCACATCGACTGA